In a genomic window of Quercus lobata isolate SW786 chromosome 4, ValleyOak3.0 Primary Assembly, whole genome shotgun sequence:
- the LOC115984830 gene encoding MRN complex-interacting protein-like, whose amino-acid sequence MKVEILSQVKQQQQKKKKKISKWRCVVCNQMQSVCKVFAQGFVAKDLRGFVQSFNMSRAITEPPPLPLPQFQEEEEEEDIVHDDRVHNNKRRSDWSQFLDPVEMEEQQVEEESDFEPKIVTELPEDLFKKQKLNANADLYKPVFSNRNSTAKNVISPSCRTTMH is encoded by the coding sequence aTGAAAGTTGAGATTTTGTCTCAGGTGAAGCAGCagcaacagaagaagaagaagaaaatcagCAAGTGGAGGTGCGTGGTGTGCAACCAAATGCAGTCTGTTTGCAAAGTGTTCGCGCAGGGATTCGTCGCCAAGGACCTCCGCGGCTTCGTCCAGTCCTTCAACATGTCCCGCGCCATTACCGAACCACCCCCACTTCCACTTCCACAAttccaagaagaagaagaagaagaggatatTGTCCACGACGATCGCGTTCATAATAACAAGAGACGAAGCGATTGGAGTCAATTCCTTGATCCTGTGGAAATGGAAGAGCAGCAGGTTGAGGAAGAAAGTGATTTTGAGCCTAAGATTGTGACAGAGTTGCCAGAGGATTTGTTCAAGAAACAAAAACTCAATGCCAATGCAGACCTTTACAAGCCAGTTTTCTCCAACAGAAATTCCACCGCCAAAAATGTCATCTCCCCAA